One region of Marinitoga sp. 1197 genomic DNA includes:
- a CDS encoding transglycosylase domain-containing protein, which produces MKYFLSGIFTVLIIAIVLFIYTFNIFANKSIFSINNNYNTYVFSNGNEILPPKFIYTKLSEAPINLLFILLWSEDRDFFGHPGFNLKGTLRSIITNIKSGTTYGGSTITQQVVKNVYLSQKKRISRKILEIFLSFWVEHYYTKNDILEAYINIAYLGNDINGFGAAAKRYFGKDLKDLNLAEISILVGIINAPEYYNPYKYPSRAKEQGLIILNSLKNNKLLSDDEYKIYTQQLSNIIFKKVFFDKNNLQLLLAIKSEESKIKLHGGGYIVKSTINRDLFETIKNSWQSSQSAIILDNKTGKILSFFGSQYDTFYSNRQIGSTIKPFYYLLALNKGYNINDLLTDEPLKIGNWSPKNFDKKFRGEVTFEKALIDSINIPSINLFRNLENTTQKSIFAVTDFLKKIGINGFYPDDITLSLGTLESNVYNIARAFSIFPNYGIIPDFYIIEEIYDKNGNLIYKKIPKIDRKIQNINNNSYNTMNKILKKVVLEGTAKTLFSVKKEFYGKTGTAESSVWFTGYDGKITISVRKDGKFLLSTTHAIPLARKILNNYYSYNSLEKVPIFNYFLISSSKNIIDNFISEFTTKDYLSISKKNYIKFIQNIELLFPDEFIKEYENLSENLKNLFELDTLTIKKYINLMDLQEPSIYNYFFKEKLFLDYYFPDLYNKIK; this is translated from the coding sequence TTGAAATATTTTTTATCTGGTATTTTTACTGTTTTAATCATAGCAATCGTACTATTTATCTATACTTTTAATATTTTTGCAAATAAATCTATTTTTTCTATTAATAATAATTATAATACATATGTATTTTCAAATGGAAATGAAATATTACCTCCAAAATTTATATATACGAAATTATCAGAAGCTCCAATAAATCTACTTTTTATTTTGTTATGGTCAGAAGATAGGGATTTTTTTGGACATCCTGGATTCAACTTAAAAGGAACACTTAGATCTATAATAACAAATATAAAAAGTGGTACAACTTATGGTGGAAGCACGATTACACAGCAGGTTGTAAAAAATGTTTATTTATCTCAGAAAAAACGAATTTCAAGAAAAATCTTAGAAATTTTTTTATCATTCTGGGTTGAACATTATTATACAAAAAATGACATTTTAGAGGCATATATAAATATAGCCTACCTTGGTAATGATATAAATGGATTCGGAGCTGCTGCAAAAAGATATTTTGGAAAAGATTTAAAAGATTTAAATTTAGCTGAAATATCAATTTTAGTTGGTATTATAAATGCTCCAGAATATTATAACCCCTATAAATATCCATCAAGAGCTAAAGAACAGGGATTAATAATATTAAACTCATTAAAAAATAATAAATTATTATCCGACGATGAATACAAAATTTATACACAACAATTAAGCAATATTATATTTAAAAAGGTGTTTTTTGATAAAAATAATCTTCAATTATTACTCGCAATAAAAAGTGAAGAATCAAAAATTAAATTACATGGTGGTGGTTATATTGTAAAATCCACTATAAATAGAGATTTATTTGAAACAATTAAAAATTCATGGCAATCTTCACAAAGCGCAATTATACTTGATAATAAAACAGGAAAAATTTTAAGCTTTTTTGGTTCTCAATATGATACTTTTTATTCAAACAGGCAGATTGGTTCAACTATTAAACCATTCTATTATCTATTAGCTTTAAATAAAGGATATAATATCAATGATCTTTTAACTGACGAGCCATTGAAAATTGGAAACTGGAGTCCGAAAAATTTTGATAAAAAATTTAGAGGTGAAGTTACATTTGAAAAGGCTTTAATTGATTCAATAAATATACCTTCAATTAATCTTTTTCGAAATTTAGAAAATACTACTCAAAAATCAATATTTGCCGTAACAGATTTTCTAAAAAAAATAGGTATAAATGGTTTTTATCCTGATGATATAACCCTGTCCCTTGGAACATTGGAAAGTAATGTATATAATATTGCAAGGGCATTTTCCATTTTTCCAAATTATGGAATAATACCAGATTTTTATATAATTGAAGAAATATATGATAAAAACGGAAATTTAATATACAAAAAAATACCTAAAATTGATAGAAAAATACAAAATATTAACAATAATTCATACAATACAATGAATAAAATATTAAAAAAAGTAGTTTTAGAAGGAACTGCTAAAACTTTATTTTCAGTAAAAAAAGAGTTTTATGGGAAAACAGGAACTGCTGAATCATCTGTATGGTTTACAGGATATGATGGGAAAATTACTATTTCTGTAAGAAAAGATGGAAAATTTTTATTATCAACCACGCATGCAATTCCCTTAGCCAGAAAAATACTCAATAATTACTACTCGTATAACTCTTTAGAAAAAGTTCCAATATTCAATTATTTTTTAATATCTTCTTCTAAAAATATTATTGATAATTTCATATCAGAATTTACTACTAAAGACTATTTATCTATCAGTAAAAAAAATTATATTAAATTCATACAAAATATTGAATTGTTATTTCCAGATGAATTTATAAAAGAATATGAAAATTTATCAGAAAATTTAAAAAATCTTTTTGAACTTGATACTTTAACTATTAAAAAATACATAAATTTAATGGATTTACAGGAACCATCTATTTATAATTATTTTTTTAAAGAAAAACTATTTTTAGACTATTATTTCCCTGATCTTTATAATAAAATAAAATAA
- a CDS encoding response regulator transcription factor has translation MGKKILIVDDSDVLRKILSFNFKKEGFEVHEARDGEEGLQKIKELIPDAVCLDIMMPKMDGFTVLKKLKEEGIKLPILVLTAKGGEEDEKLALALGAFKVATKPFSPKNIVDIIKQVVAGNG, from the coding sequence TTGGGAAAGAAAATCTTAATTGTAGATGATTCTGATGTATTGAGAAAAATACTATCTTTTAATTTTAAAAAAGAAGGATTTGAGGTTCATGAAGCCAGAGATGGGGAAGAAGGGCTACAAAAAATAAAAGAATTGATACCTGATGCAGTGTGTCTCGATATTATGATGCCCAAAATGGATGGGTTTACAGTATTAAAAAAATTGAAGGAAGAAGGAATAAAATTACCAATATTGGTTTTAACAGCTAAAGGCGGAGAAGAAGATGAAAAACTTGCGCTGGCTTTAGGTGCATTTAAAGTGGCTACAAAACCTTTTAGTCCTAAAAATATTGTTGATATTATAAAACAGGTGGTGGCTGGAAATGGATAA
- the tdh gene encoding L-threonine 3-dehydrogenase, with protein sequence MKAIIKKEPGKGFVLDEVEIPKIKNPDDVKIKVLNASICGTDLHIWKWDEWSQKRIKTPQIDGHEFVGEVVEVGSMVKGVKPGDIVAAETHIPCGVCKQCKTGNMHVCKNMKILGVDRDGVFAEYVVVPEIVLWKLDPSIPKEFASVMEPLGNAIHTVTSVDLRGKSVLITGAGPIGAIAIQIAKISGAATVIVSEISEYRINMAKEMGADYIINPLEKDLVKEVMNLTNNDGVDVLLEMSGNPDALNKGIESLTNAGEVAILGVFPTNPVPFVMNTAVFKGIKIHCITGRKMFETWQIASEWLRTKRVDLSKLITHILPIEDFEKGFELMNSKKSGKIILKISE encoded by the coding sequence ATGAAAGCCATTATAAAAAAAGAACCAGGAAAAGGCTTTGTATTAGATGAAGTTGAAATTCCGAAAATCAAAAATCCAGATGATGTAAAAATTAAAGTTTTAAATGCATCTATTTGTGGAACAGATTTACATATATGGAAATGGGATGAATGGTCTCAGAAAAGGATTAAAACTCCTCAAATTGACGGACATGAATTTGTTGGTGAAGTTGTTGAAGTTGGTTCGATGGTTAAAGGTGTAAAACCTGGAGATATTGTAGCAGCAGAAACTCATATTCCATGCGGTGTTTGTAAACAATGTAAAACTGGAAATATGCATGTGTGTAAAAACATGAAAATACTGGGTGTAGATAGAGATGGAGTTTTCGCTGAATATGTTGTTGTTCCAGAAATAGTATTATGGAAATTGGATCCTTCCATTCCAAAGGAATTTGCATCTGTCATGGAACCTTTAGGAAATGCCATACATACTGTAACTTCCGTGGACTTAAGAGGAAAATCTGTTTTAATAACAGGTGCTGGTCCCATTGGTGCTATCGCAATTCAAATCGCAAAGATTTCTGGCGCTGCAACTGTAATAGTTAGTGAAATTTCTGAATATAGAATTAATATGGCAAAAGAAATGGGTGCTGATTATATAATAAATCCTCTGGAAAAAGATTTAGTTAAAGAAGTTATGAATTTAACAAACAATGATGGTGTTGATGTATTACTGGAAATGTCTGGAAATCCTGATGCTTTGAATAAGGGAATAGAATCTTTAACAAACGCTGGAGAAGTCGCTATTTTAGGTGTTTTCCCTACAAATCCTGTTCCGTTTGTTATGAATACTGCTGTATTCAAAGGAATTAAAATACATTGTATTACAGGAAGAAAAATGTTCGAAACATGGCAAATCGCTTCAGAATGGTTGAGAACAAAAAGAGTAGATCTTTCAAAATTAATCACTCATATTTTGCCAATAGAAGATTTTGAAAAAGGTTTTGAACTTATGAATTCCAAAAAAAGTGGAAAAATCATATTAAAAATTTCAGAATAA
- a CDS encoding TIGR03936 family radical SAM-associated protein — translation MKYLLRFKKFGKSAYISHNDTLEEIERMFRRAKIDLEYTKGYHSKPKLSISQAVPLGYINKALFVVLNTKKIYNFSNFNDYVSEGFKLTEYKEVKDNYKLKIEYYLFKIYISENLFKKFNFVLLNDENIRNKFINLDIDRNKKGIYVLKYKQKYNKIYNIWKIFSEVKESFIFYPIVYDAVWGD, via the coding sequence ATGAAATACCTTTTAAGGTTTAAAAAATTCGGAAAATCAGCGTATATTTCTCATAACGATACGTTAGAAGAGATAGAAAGAATGTTCAGACGTGCGAAAATAGATTTAGAATATACAAAAGGATATCATTCTAAGCCCAAATTAAGTATATCTCAGGCTGTGCCATTGGGATATATTAATAAAGCATTATTTGTTGTGTTGAATACAAAAAAAATATATAACTTTTCAAACTTTAACGATTATGTATCCGAAGGATTTAAATTAACAGAGTATAAAGAAGTAAAAGATAATTATAAATTGAAAATAGAATATTATTTGTTTAAAATATATATTTCCGAAAATTTATTTAAAAAATTCAATTTTGTATTACTGAATGATGAAAATATTAGAAATAAGTTTATAAATCTTGATATTGATAGAAATAAAAAAGGAATTTATGTGTTAAAATATAAACAGAAGTATAATAAGATATACAATATATGGAAAATTTTTAGTGAAGTTAAAGAAAGTTTTATATTTTATCCAATAGTTTATGATGCTGTTTGGGGGGATTAA
- a CDS encoding ABC transporter permease has product MKILSLMKYELIKIFRNKGFLVTLILVPFLLSYLGSNLFPENMLSDYKIAVYNEDNSFLGKFGFLFLSQFFKWKDAVQITTKSELIEAIKSNEYDSILIIPKGFMSDLKNYKETKLILVPNPNDLDSSVAIYTVVKALFNELSGIPEISVGSTTQFLLKGGISVDKDRNPPEIEIQIPNIKDGSLTNIKNASLDFQDMLAPSAILVLILIFSMGGIGISVSQTRENGLLNIYRANGLKIWEFSLYKLFTYIILGLVSSIITYYVFQYFGSNFVGGEISMIILIILNVLMFATLGLLISAISKTTKTTTFILAVFIGTMILFGDVLISIPKDSIWYKWSYILPIKYSIDSFRKVALLNYNLSMVSGDIFVIILFTVLSFIISHIFLSYIEKK; this is encoded by the coding sequence ATGAAAATATTGTCGTTGATGAAATATGAACTCATTAAAATTTTTAGAAATAAAGGTTTTTTAGTGACATTGATTTTAGTCCCATTTTTGTTATCTTATTTAGGATCGAATCTATTTCCAGAGAATATGTTGTCAGACTATAAAATAGCTGTATATAATGAAGATAATAGTTTTTTGGGGAAATTTGGATTTCTTTTTTTAAGTCAATTTTTTAAATGGAAAGATGCTGTTCAAATAACGACAAAATCAGAATTAATTGAAGCTATAAAAAGTAATGAATATGATTCCATACTGATAATACCTAAAGGATTTATGAGTGATTTAAAAAATTATAAAGAAACGAAACTTATTTTAGTACCTAATCCCAATGACCTTGATAGTAGTGTTGCAATTTATACAGTTGTAAAGGCATTATTTAATGAATTATCTGGTATTCCGGAGATTTCTGTTGGTTCAACAACTCAATTTTTATTAAAAGGCGGAATATCGGTGGATAAAGATAGAAACCCACCAGAGATTGAAATACAAATTCCGAATATAAAAGATGGCAGTTTAACAAATATAAAAAATGCGTCTCTTGATTTTCAGGATATGTTAGCCCCGTCTGCTATATTGGTACTAATCTTGATTTTTTCAATGGGAGGAATTGGTATTTCTGTATCTCAAACAAGAGAAAACGGATTGTTAAATATATATAGAGCAAATGGGTTAAAAATATGGGAGTTTTCATTATATAAATTGTTTACATATATTATTCTGGGATTAGTGTCGAGTATTATAACCTATTATGTTTTTCAATATTTTGGAAGTAATTTTGTTGGTGGAGAAATATCAATGATAATTTTGATAATCTTAAATGTCTTAATGTTTGCTACATTGGGGTTATTAATTTCGGCAATATCCAAAACAACTAAAACAACAACATTTATATTAGCTGTTTTTATAGGAACAATGATATTATTTGGAGATGTTTTGATTTCGATACCAAAGGATTCTATCTGGTATAAATGGTCTTATATTCTTCCTATAAAATATTCTATAGATTCATTTAGAAAAGTTGCATTATTGAATTATAATCTTTCTATGGTATCAGGAGATATCTTTGTAATAATTTTATTTACAGTATTATCATTTATAATTAGCCATATATTTCTCTCATATATTGAGAAAAAATAA
- a CDS encoding YebC/PmpR family DNA-binding transcriptional regulator, which produces MSGHNKWANIKHRKAAQDAKRSKIFTKLIRELTVAAKEGGADPESNPRLRTAIEKAKEANMPKDKIEAAIKKGAGGTDADSYVEIMYEGYGPAGVAIIMRALTDNKNRAAQEVRHILSKHGGSLAESGAVAWNFERKAMIVVPKEEVADLDEFMMAALDAGAEDVIEDENIQVIASPDDMVQVRDALKDMGYSVKSNLTYIPKTTVKVAGSDAEKLLKLLDALEDSDDIQEVFANFEIDDAEMERLAQNI; this is translated from the coding sequence ATGTCAGGTCATAACAAGTGGGCAAATATAAAACATAGGAAAGCAGCTCAAGACGCAAAAAGGTCAAAAATATTTACAAAGTTAATCAGAGAGTTAACGGTTGCTGCTAAAGAAGGTGGTGCAGATCCAGAATCAAATCCAAGATTAAGAACAGCCATAGAAAAAGCAAAAGAAGCTAATATGCCAAAAGATAAAATTGAGGCAGCTATAAAAAAAGGTGCAGGAGGTACAGATGCTGATTCATATGTTGAAATAATGTATGAAGGTTATGGGCCAGCAGGTGTTGCTATTATAATGAGAGCATTAACAGATAATAAAAATAGAGCAGCTCAGGAGGTAAGACATATTCTTTCAAAACATGGTGGAAGTTTAGCTGAAAGTGGTGCTGTTGCTTGGAATTTTGAAAGAAAAGCTATGATTGTAGTTCCTAAAGAAGAAGTGGCAGATTTGGATGAATTTATGATGGCAGCATTGGATGCTGGTGCAGAAGACGTTATAGAAGATGAAAATATTCAGGTTATAGCTTCTCCAGATGATATGGTTCAGGTTAGAGATGCTTTAAAAGATATGGGATATTCTGTGAAATCGAATTTGACATATATTCCAAAAACAACAGTTAAAGTTGCCGGATCAGATGCGGAAAAATTATTAAAATTGCTCGATGCATTGGAAGACAGTGATGATATTCAAGAGGTATTTGCAAATTTTGAAATTGATGATGCAGAAATGGAAAGATTAGCACAAAATATTTAA
- the lspA gene encoding signal peptidase II codes for MDWLIPIILIIDQISKRLAQDFLKGKTIHIIGDFLTLSYVTNTGIAFGIFRGYAFLHGILATFVVTFIYIYRKKHLEKNKSMLFDISITFIIGGALGNIYDRVRIGYVVDMFNVKYFSVFNVADSFVTIGGVLLAIYYWRRSKNSWKKTF; via the coding sequence TTGGATTGGTTAATTCCAATTATATTGATAATAGACCAAATTTCTAAAAGATTAGCACAGGATTTTTTAAAAGGAAAGACGATTCATATTATAGGAGATTTTTTAACTTTATCTTATGTAACCAATACAGGTATAGCTTTTGGAATATTTCGGGGTTATGCTTTTTTGCATGGAATATTAGCAACGTTTGTCGTGACTTTCATTTATATTTATAGAAAAAAACATCTGGAGAAAAATAAATCTATGCTATTTGATATTTCAATCACTTTTATCATAGGTGGAGCATTGGGGAATATTTATGATAGAGTTAGAATTGGATATGTTGTAGATATGTTTAATGTTAAATATTTTTCTGTTTTTAATGTTGCAGATTCTTTTGTAACAATTGGAGGAGTTTTATTAGCTATATATTATTGGCGAAGGAGTAAGAATTCGTGGAAGAAAACTTTTTAG
- a CDS encoding cyclic nucleotide-binding domain-containing protein, whose protein sequence is MKEFFNPGEVLLKENEIYNFCYYIISGKVHTSLRNHELSSGEFIGTMSFITGKPLLESYIANTKVEVLKLDKNSIQKILEEKEFSLFLEHISKLYINLFFKSLYNITPNIYELLISKARISNRKDLIEDMELDETDILLAELDQILNVGEIFESELPEDLETATENFKSMFNKDNLDLAGIIVFTTNYIRKNSDNPQLCEDLIYGFEKSIEIEDRALVKYFLYLSCIYCNDKNQVKNILEEYLEILRFWGIPAWGEMLIRVENYEIFSNIFDEKNVGDKNEM, encoded by the coding sequence ATGAAAGAATTTTTTAATCCCGGCGAAGTATTATTAAAAGAAAACGAAATATACAATTTTTGCTATTATATAATATCTGGGAAAGTACATACTTCTCTTAGAAATCATGAATTAAGTTCTGGAGAATTTATAGGAACTATGAGTTTTATAACAGGAAAACCCTTATTGGAAAGTTATATTGCTAATACAAAGGTTGAAGTATTAAAACTTGATAAAAATTCTATACAAAAAATACTTGAAGAAAAAGAATTTTCTTTATTTTTAGAGCACATATCAAAATTGTATATAAATTTATTTTTTAAAAGTTTATACAATATAACTCCAAACATATATGAATTATTAATTTCAAAAGCACGAATATCTAATAGAAAAGACTTAATTGAAGATATGGAACTTGATGAGACAGATATATTATTAGCAGAATTGGATCAAATTTTAAATGTTGGTGAAATTTTTGAATCTGAACTTCCAGAAGATCTAGAAACTGCCACAGAAAATTTTAAATCAATGTTTAATAAAGATAACTTAGATTTAGCTGGAATTATTGTTTTTACAACAAATTATATAAGAAAAAATAGCGATAATCCCCAACTCTGTGAAGATTTAATTTATGGTTTTGAAAAATCAATTGAAATCGAAGATAGAGCTTTAGTTAAATATTTCTTATATTTATCCTGTATTTATTGTAATGATAAAAATCAGGTAAAGAATATTCTTGAAGAGTATTTAGAAATATTAAGATTCTGGGGAATTCCAGCATGGGGAGAAATGTTGATTAGAGTTGAAAATTATGAAATTTTTTCCAATATATTTGATGAAAAAAATGTTGGTGATAAAAATGAAATGTGA
- a CDS encoding PP2C family protein-serine/threonine phosphatase, producing the protein MDKATQHGLEIYHELNDRVNYYSDEPKTLEEISNRVKILIEQLFEESENYRIQLEEFSLQLEAQVEELSKLYEELTAVLDIGKILHETLDPKKSMEKILDRIKDIISFDDIIVGEFSDYPPGKDFSILHADFNLLDFEGTVELIDYLNAEKKIKPMIFEKHPITHKEIPIMFIPIESRIKIWGFFLFYGSKNGIFTAGNRKIMESIAEQIAFSYDTLDFLNKKIEQEKLGEQLRIASEIQKSLLPKKIPEFQEIDIEAFYRPAYDIGGDYYDVVDLGEKVFIVLADVSGKSVPAALIMTSFRSILRHELEKEKDLATIVSNLNNYISREIPQDRFVTAIFMMLDYKNKKIEMINCGHNPTLILKDEELLTFDAEYMPIGIMEGFVFESQNLTYNEKVYVALYTDGITEARNEKSEEFELERLIDIFEKNKDKNSKEIIDIIIKKLDKFVGKASQHDDTTLMIIKSK; encoded by the coding sequence ATGGATAAAGCCACACAACATGGATTAGAAATTTATCATGAGTTAAATGATAGGGTAAATTATTATTCTGATGAACCTAAGACTCTGGAAGAGATTAGTAACCGTGTAAAAATTTTAATAGAGCAATTGTTTGAAGAAAGTGAAAATTATAGAATACAACTTGAGGAATTTTCTTTACAATTAGAGGCTCAGGTTGAAGAATTATCAAAATTATATGAAGAGTTAACAGCAGTATTAGATATAGGAAAAATACTTCATGAAACGCTTGATCCTAAAAAATCAATGGAAAAAATATTGGATAGAATAAAAGACATAATTTCTTTTGACGACATTATAGTTGGAGAATTTTCTGATTATCCTCCAGGGAAAGATTTTAGTATTTTGCATGCCGACTTTAATTTACTCGATTTTGAAGGAACTGTAGAGCTTATTGATTATCTGAATGCGGAAAAAAAAATTAAGCCTATGATATTCGAAAAACATCCAATAACCCACAAAGAGATACCGATAATGTTTATACCAATAGAATCAAGGATAAAAATATGGGGTTTTTTTCTTTTTTATGGCTCTAAAAATGGTATATTTACCGCTGGAAATAGAAAAATTATGGAATCTATTGCAGAGCAAATAGCGTTTAGTTATGATACTTTAGATTTTTTAAATAAAAAAATAGAGCAGGAAAAATTGGGAGAACAACTGAGAATAGCATCTGAAATACAAAAGTCGCTATTGCCGAAAAAAATTCCTGAATTTCAAGAAATTGATATTGAAGCGTTTTATAGACCGGCATATGATATAGGTGGAGACTATTATGATGTAGTAGATTTAGGAGAAAAAGTATTTATTGTATTGGCAGATGTTTCAGGAAAAAGTGTTCCTGCAGCATTGATTATGACATCATTTAGGTCTATTTTAAGACATGAATTGGAAAAAGAAAAGGATTTGGCAACTATAGTTTCTAATTTAAATAATTATATTTCCAGAGAAATTCCTCAAGATAGATTTGTAACAGCTATCTTTATGATGTTGGATTATAAAAATAAAAAGATAGAAATGATAAATTGTGGGCATAATCCTACACTAATATTGAAAGATGAAGAATTATTGACTTTTGATGCAGAATATATGCCAATAGGTATTATGGAAGGATTTGTCTTTGAAAGTCAAAACTTAACATATAATGAAAAAGTATATGTAGCATTATATACAGATGGAATAACTGAAGCTAGGAATGAAAAAAGCGAAGAATTTGAACTTGAAAGATTAATTGATATATTTGAAAAAAATAAGGACAAAAATTCAAAAGAAATTATTGATATAATAATAAAGAAATTAGATAAATTTGTAGGAAAAGCGTCTCAACATGATGATACAACATTGATGATAATAAAATCAAAATAA
- a CDS encoding CheR family methyltransferase has product MDEKSLYSSPYDDKEYMWLLDNIASHFQLDLRGYKQHRVRRRIDMIMRKYTYNSYKKYFEDLKNNPKLWDEFLDKLTINVTEFFRNPEKWNYLKKNILPKVLKERGTKTKIWSAGCSTGEEPYTHAIILEELKAPKNIKVLATDLDRFVIQKAKKGIYSDRSMVNVPEDIRKKYFKKLDNNTYEVLPLIKSRVIFKQHNLLMDKFEKDIDIISCRNVVIYFDMDAKNKLYKNFANSLRKGGVLFVGSTERIFNYKSLGLEVIEPFFYQKVSD; this is encoded by the coding sequence ATGGATGAAAAAAGTTTGTACTCATCACCGTATGATGATAAAGAGTATATGTGGTTATTGGATAATATTGCAAGTCACTTTCAGCTTGATTTGAGAGGTTATAAACAACATAGAGTAAGAAGAAGAATAGATATGATAATGAGAAAATATACATATAATAGTTATAAGAAATACTTTGAAGATTTGAAAAACAATCCAAAATTATGGGATGAGTTTCTTGATAAATTAACGATAAACGTTACAGAATTTTTTAGAAATCCAGAAAAATGGAATTATCTGAAAAAAAATATTCTTCCAAAGGTATTGAAAGAAAGAGGAACAAAAACTAAAATATGGAGTGCTGGTTGTTCAACAGGTGAAGAGCCCTATACGCATGCAATAATACTTGAAGAATTAAAAGCTCCTAAAAATATAAAAGTTTTGGCGACAGATCTTGATAGATTTGTTATTCAAAAGGCGAAAAAAGGTATATATTCAGATAGGTCCATGGTAAATGTTCCTGAAGATATAAGAAAAAAGTATTTTAAAAAATTGGATAATAATACATACGAAGTTTTACCATTAATAAAAAGCAGAGTGATATTTAAACAGCATAATCTTTTAATGGATAAATTTGAAAAAGATATAGATATTATTTCCTGTAGGAATGTGGTTATTTACTTTGATATGGATGCAAAAAATAAATTATATAAGAATTTTGCAAATTCTTTAAGAAAAGGCGGAGTATTATTCGTCGGTTCTACAGAAAGAATATTTAATTATAAATCTTTAGGATTGGAAGTAATAGAACCATTTTTCTATCAAAAAGTGAGTGATTAA
- a CDS encoding glycine C-acetyltransferase: protein MNFYDQLNNEMKDLKENGLFVTIRTLNSAQGSWFEVDGKKVLNLCSNNYLGFANNDRLKKAAIAAVEKYGVGPGAVRTIAGTMDIHHQLEKELAEFKKAEATLVVQSGFNANQAVIPAITTAEDAILSDELNHASIIDGVRLSKAKKYVWKHKDVKDLEAKLKEAKENGARRLLIITDGVFSMDGDLAPLPEIVEVAEKYEAIVMVDDAHGEGVLGENGRGIVDHFHLHSRVDIEVGTLSKAFGVVGGFIAGKKVLIDYLKQKARPFLFSSSLSPAEAGAALEAVRILVESGEVVEKLWDNAKYFNDKLNALGFDTWHSETPITPVMLYDAKIAKNFSLRLFEEGIFAQSIGYPTVPKGLARIRVMISAAHTKEDLDFAVEKFEKIGKELNIIK from the coding sequence ATGAATTTTTATGATCAATTAAATAATGAAATGAAAGATTTAAAAGAAAATGGTCTTTTTGTAACTATTAGAACTCTAAATAGTGCTCAAGGATCTTGGTTTGAGGTTGATGGCAAAAAAGTTTTAAACCTTTGTTCAAATAATTACCTTGGATTTGCAAACAATGACAGGCTAAAAAAAGCGGCCATTGCTGCGGTTGAAAAGTATGGTGTTGGCCCTGGTGCAGTAAGAACTATCGCAGGTACAATGGATATACATCATCAATTAGAAAAAGAGTTAGCAGAATTTAAAAAAGCAGAAGCAACATTAGTAGTACAATCTGGTTTTAATGCCAATCAAGCTGTTATTCCAGCAATAACTACAGCAGAAGATGCAATTTTATCAGATGAACTAAACCATGCAAGCATTATAGACGGCGTTAGACTTTCAAAAGCAAAAAAATATGTATGGAAACATAAGGATGTTAAAGATCTTGAAGCAAAATTAAAAGAAGCTAAAGAAAATGGTGCAAGAAGACTTTTAATTATAACTGATGGGGTTTTCAGCATGGATGGAGATTTAGCTCCATTACCGGAAATAGTTGAAGTTGCAGAAAAATATGAAGCAATTGTTATGGTTGATGATGCTCATGGTGAAGGTGTTCTTGGTGAAAACGGTAGAGGAATTGTTGATCACTTCCATTTACACTCTCGAGTCGATATAGAAGTTGGAACATTATCAAAAGCATTTGGTGTTGTTGGTGGCTTTATTGCAGGTAAAAAGGTCTTAATAGATTATCTAAAACAGAAAGCGCGACCATTTTTATTCAGCAGTTCTCTTTCTCCAGCTGAAGCTGGTGCAGCTTTAGAAGCTGTAAGAATATTGGTTGAAAGCGGCGAAGTGGTTGAAAAATTATGGGATAATGCTAAATATTTTAATGATAAATTAAATGCTCTTGGATTTGATACATGGCACAGTGAGACTCCAATAACTCCTGTGATGCTTTATGATGCCAAAATTGCAAAAAACTTTAGTTTAAGGTTATTTGAAGAAGGAATTTTCGCTCAATCAATAGGATATCCTACTGTCCCTAAAGGATTAGCAAGAATCAGGGTAATGATCAGCGCTGCACATACAAAAGAAGATCTTGATTTTGCAGTTGAAAAATTTGAAAAAATAGGAAAAGAATTAAATATAATAAAATAA